One genomic segment of Salmo trutta chromosome 8, fSalTru1.1, whole genome shotgun sequence includes these proteins:
- the LOC115198556 gene encoding mannose-P-dolichol utilization defect 1 protein encodes MASHVMEELPKTSVLDPLKGLLLTYFMPESCYDEFFLNFNFLDVPCLKIVLSKGLGIGIILGSVMVKLPQILKLMGAKSADGLSFNSVLLELLAITGTMAYSIANSFPFSAWGEALFLMLQTVVIGFLIMHYGGNTVKGVLFLVVYFGLVALLLSPVTPMPVVMAMQASNMPAIIIGRLIQVVTNYRNGHTGQLSAITVFMLFAGSLARIFTSIQETGDSLMALTYVISSSCNGLIAAQLLYYWNSSPALKKKKKV; translated from the exons ATGGCGAGCCATGTTATGGAAGAACTTCCAAAGACTTCTGTGTTGGACCCACTGAAGGGGCTCCTGCTCACTTATTTCATGCCAGAATCATGTTACGACGAGTTTTTTCTCAATTTTAACTTTCTGGATG TGCCATGTCTAAAGATTGTGCTGAGCAAAGGTCTGGGCATTGGAATCATCCTGGGGTCTGTGATGG tAAAGCTGCCCCAGATCCTGAAGCTGATGGGGGCTAAGAGCGCAGATGGTCTAAGCTTCAACTCTGTTTTGCTGGAGCTGCTGGCTATCACCGGCACCATGGCCTATAGCATTGCTAACAGCTTCCCCTTCAG TGCCTGGGGTGAGGCCCTCTTCCTCATGTTACAGACAGTAGTCATCGGGTTCCTCATAATGCATTATGGAGGCAACACAGTCAAAG GTGTGCTGTTCCTGGTGGTGTACTTTGGTCTGGTAGCTCTGCTGCTCTCCCCTGTAACGCCAATGCCTGTGGTCATGGCCATGCAGGCATCCAACATGCCTGCTATCATCATTGGCAGG CTTATTCAGGTAGTGACTAACTATCGTAATGGACACACAGGTCAGCTGTCTGCCATCACTGTGTTTATGCTGTTCGCTGGCTCCTTGGCTCGCATATTCACCTCAATACAG GAAACAGGTGACTCCCTGATGGCCCTGACCTATGTCATATCCTCTTCCTGTAACGGTCTTATCGCTGCCCAGCTCCTGTACTACTGGAACAGCAGCCCGgcactgaagaagaagaagaaggtgtAG